Genomic DNA from Haloarcula rubripromontorii:
TGTGAACTGCCAGAGGTTCTGTTGCTCGTCGTCAGTAGTGTCCGGTGCCTCGAATTCAGTCGCCTCGTCTTCCAGATAGTGTTCGAGAATCCCGTTGACGTTACTGGGTACGGCATCGCTGTAGGAGGACTGGAGCGCGGCGTTGATGATATCGGTCGGGTCGTCGGTGACTTCGTAGATGTACTTGCGCCCGCCCTTGCGACCGAGGTTACGCTCGGCCGAGCGGACCAGCCCCTGCATCGAAAGCTGGTCAAGGAACTCGTAGATTTTCCGTTCGGACTTCACGCGGCGACCGCTCGACTCCGCGATAGAGGAGTAGAGGTTGTAGATCCGTTTCGTCGACGCTTCGTGTTTTGGTTCGATGAGTGCAAGCGTCGTCGCGAGATACGTTAGCGCCTGCTGTGAACTCAGGTCGTGCTCGAAGTAATCCAGCAGTTCGTCAGTCTCAATAGTGTCTGTCGCCCGTCGTGTATGCGCTTCCGTCACACCGTCTGCGCCTTCCATCCGCGCGTACTCTCCGGCCTTTTCCAGAATTCGAAGTCCCTGTCGAACGTCGCCCCGTTCCTGTGCCGAAAATGCCGCCGCAAGCGGGACGACGTCTTCGCCGAGAACGTCCTCCCGGAACGCGATGTCGGCGTAGTAGCCCAGAATGTCGCGGAGTTCGGTCGCGTCGTACGGGCCGAACTTGATCTCTCGCTCGCCCAGCGTCGATTTTACCTTGGGTTCCAGCACGTCGACGAACTTGAGGTCGTTCGAGAT
This window encodes:
- a CDS encoding Cdc6/Cdc18 family protein; the protein is MVDVNENPFDGTDAIFERKQPLKKDTFTPDTIFHRDEEIEFYINALQDVIVGHDPNNVFVYGPTGVGKTAVTKWVRDKLEEKAEAEDIPLTVVGPINCRNYRSAYALVNTLVNEFRDPENQLPESGYSTDSVFEFLYEEIEAVGGNVLIILDEIDNIPADARNDFLYELPRAEANENTPITDAKVGLIGISNDLKFVDVLEPKVKSTLGEREIKFGPYDATELRDILGYYADIAFREDVLGEDVVPLAAAFSAQERGDVRQGLRILEKAGEYARMEGADGVTEAHTRRATDTIETDELLDYFEHDLSSQQALTYLATTLALIEPKHEASTKRIYNLYSSIAESSGRRVKSERKIYEFLDQLSMQGLVRSAERNLGRKGGRKYIYEVTDDPTDIINAALQSSYSDAVPSNVNGILEHYLEDEATEFEAPDTTDDEQQNLWQFT